A single genomic interval of Schistocerca americana isolate TAMUIC-IGC-003095 chromosome 2, iqSchAmer2.1, whole genome shotgun sequence harbors:
- the LOC124596097 gene encoding uncharacterized protein LOC124596097: MIKQAVCLLLLTGCAVAYPKVTMLFRETDSYLGEVQCCHGIFNTPHYYNDVYQVTALYLSSHIRNSSSLEIGPEPQNIRVTMSEQPPGEEWKVVASYNYTEVAEPLQLLRIPMSYTTNTASWFIFEIWYGGALTYPQYSPFNIPVAPYNTTFNYYILGMDYEYLGVPV, encoded by the exons ATGATAAAACAGGCCGTGTGTCTGCTGCTGCTAACAGGATGTGCCG TCGCATACCCCAAGGTGACGATGCTGTTCCGGGAGACGGACAGCTACCTGGGCGAGGTGCAATGCTGCCACGGCATCTTCAACACTCCGCACTACTACAACGACGTCTACCAGGTGACCGCGCTCTACCTCAGCTCGCACATCCGCAACTCCTCCAGCTTGGAGATCGGTCCGGAGCCGCAGAACATCAGGGTCACCATGAGCGAGCAGCCGCCCGGAGAGGAGTGGAAGGTGGTCGCCTCCTACAACTACACAGAAGTCGCAGAGCCCCTGCAGCTCCTGAGGATTCCCATGAGCTACACCACCAACACGGCCTCCTGGTTCATATTCGAGATCTGGTACGGTGGGGCCCTCACCTACCCTCAGTACTCACCTTTCAATATTCCCGTCGCAccctacaacaccacattcaa